Proteins from a single region of Hypanus sabinus isolate sHypSab1 chromosome 26, sHypSab1.hap1, whole genome shotgun sequence:
- the LOC132381510 gene encoding adenosine receptor A1-like, producing the protein MRGRGRKNKEEAFAHSHLVMDVLVAATLNLSLTKINCSNGLPHIRIGYFIVETLTAFFAVLGNSFICFVVIRNRKLRTTTNFFLVSLAVADILVGAVAIPCALLSDLGLPRCSYYLCVLMLCTLLVLTQASIFGLLAIAVERYVAILSPFRYQVLVTPRNTALVIVTSWALALVIGLVPLMGWRKMPTGDERCLFHNVIDETYMVYFSFIGCMLLPLFVMFVIYAKIFLEVKKQIRRIAERNVNISLEEKRRKIIRKEFQTAISLFIVLFCFTLSWIPLHILNCVKLYCPKCHIPTTLMLTTVIMSHVNSVVNPVIYVFRIRTFWDAFRDVFSCIPHAGFTGKYSNSDCTGMSKIGSLTIRRDTLPGK; encoded by the coding sequence atgagaggaagaggaagaaaaaATAAGGAGGAAGCGTTTGCACATTCTCATCTCGTGATGGATGTGTTGGTCGCTGCTACATTAAACCTGTCCCTGACCAAGATCAATTGCTCAAATGGTCTCCCCCATATCCGGATTGGCTACTTTATAGTTGAAACCCTAACAGCGTTCTTTGCCGTTTTGGGGAACAGTTTTATCTGTTTTGTTGTGATCAGAAATAGAAAATTAAGGACGACGACTAACTTTTTCCTGGTGTCGTTGGCTGTGGCGGACATTTTGGTTGGCGCTGTGGCCATCCCCTGTGCCCTGCTCTCGGACCTCGGCCTCCCCAGGTGTAGTTACTACCTCTGTGTCCTTATGCTGTGCACACTCCTCGTCCTGACCCAAGCCTCCATCTTTGGCCTGTTAGCCATTGCTGTCGAGCGCTACGTCGCCATCTTGTCTCCCTTCCGCTACCAGGTGCTGGTGACGCCGAGGAACACGGCGCTGGTCATCGTCACCTCCTGGGCGCTGGCGCTGGTCATCGGGCTGGTGCCCCTGATGGGCTGGCGCAAGATGCCCACCGGCGACGAGAGATGCCTCTTCCACAACGTCATCGACGAGACCTACATGGTGTACTTCAGCTTCATCGGCTGCATGCTCCTCCCACTCTTCGTCATGTTCGTCATCTACGCCAAGATCTTCCTCGAGGTCAAGAAGCAGATCCGGAGGATCGCCGAGAGGAACGTCAACATCAGCTTGGAGGAGAAGCGGCGGAAAATAATCCGTAAGGAATTTCAGACGGCCATTTCCCTCTTCATCGTCCTCTTCTGCTTCACTCTCAGCTGGATCCCGCTGCATATCCTGAACTGCGTCAAGCTCTATTGTCCGAAGTGCCACATCCCCACGACTCTGATGCTAACCACAGTCATCATGTCCCACGTCAACTCTGTGGTCAACCCGGTTATCTACGTCTTCAGGATAAGGACCTTCTGGGATGCCTTTCGGGACGTCTTCTCTTGCATCCCGCACGCGGGCTTCACTGGGAAATACTCCAACTCAGACTGCACGGGAATGAGTAAGATTGGGTCGTTGACGATCAGGAGAGACACGTTGCCAGGGAAATGA